The Bradyrhizobium sp. CCGB01 genome segment GCACCACCGCAGTCGGCTACGGTGTCGCCATTCCCCACGGCAAGCTGCCCAAGCTGGAAAAGATTTTTGGCCTGTTCGCGCGCCTCGATCGTCCGATCGATTTCGAGGCGATGGACGGCCAGCCGGTAGATCTCGTCTTCCTGCTGCTCGCCCCCGAAGGCGCCGGCGCCGACCACCTCAAGGCGCTCGCCCGAATCGCCCGCCTGCTGCGCGACCAGGACATCGCCAAGAAGCTCCGCGCCTCGCGCGACGCCCAGGCGATCTATTCGGTGCTGGCGCTGCCGCCGGCGACCGCGGCGTAACTTCGCTTTTCCTCGCCGCCCGCTGAGAAGCGGAATCGACCCACGCAATTGCCAATCTACGCCGGCCATCTCCGTCGCATGCGCGCGGGATGTCGCGATCTCGTAACAACCGGCGAGATCACGCGAATAATTTCCCCATTTGAGACGTCCGGCACAACGCGCCATGTCGGCGTCCGCTAAGGACGCCCAGGAACGCAAGTGGCGCCTGGATCGACGCGCCGTCCTGCGCTTTCGCTGATGTCGTTACCTATTGCCCGAAGGTCGGGCCCGCAGGATGAAAGTGGTTGGCGCGGTGCAGTGCAGGGTTGTTGTGGTCGGGCTAGTGATAGCAGGTACCGCAGTCCCGGCCGTCGCGCAGGATGCTGGATCGCTGCTCCGCGAGATGCAGCGGCAGCAGGAGTTGCAGCGGCAGGAAAGGCTGCCGGCTCCTGACGAGATTCGACCGCAGCAGCCGCCCGCCGCCACCCCCGACCGGGGCGAGCGCATCATCGTGAAGGGCGTTCGCTTCACCGGCAAGGTGGAGCTGCTGCCGCCGGCCGAGCGCGAGCAGCTCGTTGCCTCGGTGCGCGGCAAGCGCCTCGGCATCC includes the following:
- the ptsN gene encoding PTS IIA-like nitrogen regulatory protein PtsN; this translates as MPITDLVAPEAILPALKVNSKKQALQELAAKAAELTGQNERAVFEVLLQREKLGTTAVGYGVAIPHGKLPKLEKIFGLFARLDRPIDFEAMDGQPVDLVFLLLAPEGAGADHLKALARIARLLRDQDIAKKLRASRDAQAIYSVLALPPATAA